A region of Diospyros lotus cultivar Yz01 chromosome 3, ASM1463336v1, whole genome shotgun sequence DNA encodes the following proteins:
- the LOC127798104 gene encoding protein RETICULATA-RELATED 4, chloroplastic-like encodes MSIAASCRPSNNSLGFSDFNLTRSSSSYQRRSPTFALTSLRTAASPTAATTLSCRPNHSPRLPVLVFSGGDGVNGGNGGRFPGGGGGGGGGGEGEERGFGGNKGEAILALAEMGRSLDSIPKDLAAAIESGRIPGSIVLRYFELEKSPLLRWLLQFGGFKERLLADDLFLFKVFMECGVGMFTKTAAEYERRRENFFKELEVVFADVVMAIIADFMLVYLPAPTVCLRSPIAVNAGAIAKFFHNCPDNAFQVALAGTSYSFLHRIGAIVRNGTKLFAVGTASSMVGTLVTNGLINAKKAVDKSSAEEVENVPVLATSVAYGVYMAVSSNLRYQILAGVIEQRILEPLLHKHKLMLSAVCFAVRTGNTYLGSLLWVDYARWVGIQKAQKHLQEVE; translated from the exons ATGTCGATCGCCGCCAGTTGCAGGCCCTCTAATAACTCTCTCGGTTTCTCCGATTTCAATCTCACCCGTTCATCTTCATCGTACCAACGCCGATCTCCTACCTTCGCCTTGACAAGCCTCCGCACCGCCGCTTCCCCCACCGCCGCCACCACTCTCTCCTGCCGCCCCAATCACAGCCCTAGGCTCCCGGTTTTGGTGTTTTCCGGAGGCGACGGCGTCAATGGCGGAAATGGGGGTCGCTTCCCCGGCGGCGGAGggggaggcggcggcggcggcgagggCGAGGAACGTGGTTTCGGTGGGAACAAGGGGGAGGCGATTCTCGCGTTGGCGGAGATGGGGCGGTCTCTGGATAGCATTCCCAAGGACCTGGCGGCCGCGATCGAGTCCGGCAGAATACCGGGATCCATTGTTCTACGGTACTTCGAGCTGgagaagtcgccgttgttgcgGTGGCTGCTTCAGTTCGGTGGATTCAAGGAGCGGTTGTTGGCTGATGATCTGTTCTTGTTCAAAGTCTTTATGGAGTGTGGCGTTGGGATGTTCACCAAG ACTGCTGCAGAGTATGAAAGGCGAAGAGAAAACTTCTTCAAGGAGCTGGAAGTTGTTTTTGCAGATGTG GTGATGGCTATAATTGCAGATTTCATGCTGGTCTACCTCCCTGCTCCTACTGTTTGTCTCCGTTCACCTATTGCAGTCAATGCTGGAGCTATAGCTAAATTCTTCCATAACTGTCCTGATAATGCATTTCAG GTTGCTTTGGCTGGAACTTCATATTCATTTCTCCATAGGATTGGTGCAATAGTG CGTAATGGGACAAAGCTTTTTGCAGTTGGTACCGCTTCATCAATG GTTGGGACATTAGTTACCAACGGCTTGATAAATGCTAAGAAGGCTGTTGATAAGTCATCTGCTGAAGAAGTCGAGAATGTGCCTGTATTAGCTACTAGCGTTGCCTACGGTGTCTATATGGCGGTGTCTAGCAACCTCCG GTACCAAATATTGGCAGGGGTTATCGAACAACGAATCTTAGAACCCTTGCTGCACAAACACAAGCTAATGCTGAGTGCAGTTTGCTTTGCTGTCAGAACCGGCAACACATACTTGGGTTCATTACT ATGGGTGGACTATGCACGCTGGGTGGGCATTCAAAAGGCACAAAAGCATCTTCAGGAAGTGGAATAA